The Corynebacterium sp. SCR221107 genome includes the window CGGCTCGCCCTGGGTACCGGTGGTGATCAGCATGACCTTGTGGGGGGCCATCTTGGCAGCGTCATCCATCGTGACAATTGTGCCGCGTGGCGCCTTGAGGTAACCGAGCTTCTCGGCGATCTCCATGTTTCGGATCATCGAACGACCATTGAAGGCAACCTTGCGGCCAGCGGCCACGGCAGCATCCACAGCAGCCTGCACGCGGTACACGTTAGAGGCGAAGGAAGCAAGGATCACGCGCTGCTTGGCATCTGCGACCAAACGCTTCAAGGTGGGAGCAATTTCCGCCTCGGAGCCGGAAACGCCAGGGGTGGTTGCGTTCGTGGAATCGCACAAAAGGAGATCCACACCCTCGTCGCCGAAGCGAGAAAGCGCTGGCAAGTCGGTCGGACGCCCATCCGGCGGGGTCTGATCCAGCTTGATATCGCCGGTGTGAACGACCAGACCCGCTCCCGTCTTGATGGCAACGCCCAAGCAATCCGGAATTGAGTGGTTGACAGCCCAGAAGCGAATGTTGAAAGGACCGCGGTTTTCCACGGACTGCTCATTGACCTCGATGAGCTTTGGCCGCTGGCGGTGCTCCCGACACTTAGCAGCAATCAGTGCCAAGGTGAACTTGGAGGCGATGATCGGAATGTCAGGGCGCAGCTTCAATAGCCAAGGGATAGCGCCGATGTGGTCCTCGTGACCGTGCGTGACAACGAGAGCCTCGACGCGATCGAGTTGGTTTTCAATCGGTCCGAAATCGGGCAGGATCAAGTCCACGCCAGGCTCGCCGGAGGAGGGAAACAGCACGCCACAGTCAACGATGAGCAGGCGGTTATTGTACTCAAAGACCGTCATGTTACGGCCGATTTCGGAAATGCCACCAAGCGCGTAGATGCGAAGGCCGTTCTTCGGGGCCTTGGGTGGCTGCGGAAGACGCTCGGTGAGATCGGCGCCCTGCATGGACTTGACCACATTGCGGCGCTCGCGACCGCGACCGCCACGCTCGTTGCGATTGCCGTTTGAATCGGTGCGCGAAGCATCATTGCCGCCGCGACGAGACCTGTTGCTCGAACGCTTATTGGTGTTACGTCCTCGGCCGCCGCCCTTGTTGGCATTTCCCTCGGGCTTGTGCTCTGCAGCACCCGCGTCAGTTACTTCCGGTGCCTGGAATACAGGCGCTTCGTTAGCCTCCGGCGGCCCAGCCTTACGGGTCACCTTTCGAGAGCGGCTACGGGGTTCAGTCATATTTATAGGACTCCAGCTTTTTCTAGATCGTGGCGGAGCTCTTCCACTTCCTGCTCGTTGGGAGCAATGATCGGCAGACGCGGATCGCCTACTTCAATGCCCTGCAAACGCAGTCCTGCCTTGGCGAAGGTCACGCCGCCAAGGCGGCCCTGTGCCGAGACGAGTGGGGACAGCCGCGCATTGATTTCGCGCGCCTTGTCGAGTTCGCCGTTAATAAATAGGGTTCGCATTTCGCGCAAGAGCTGAGGTGCTAGATGTCCGATGACGGAGATAAAGCCAGTTGCTCCAACCGACAGCCACGGGAGATTAAGCGGATCATCGCCGGAGTACCAGGCAAGCCCAGTCTCTTGAATCAGCGGGGTTGCCGCTGCGATGTCTCCCTTGGCGTCTTTGACGCCCTTGACGGTTGGCAACTGTGCGATCCGGCGCAGGGTTTCCGGCTGGATCGGCACCACAGAACGAGGCGGAATATCGTAGGCGCAGATAGGAAGAGGTGTCGCCTCAGCGATGGCGCGGAAGTGCTGATAAATACCTTCCTGGCTGGGCTTGGAGTAATAAGGCGTCACAACCAGCAACGCGTCTGCGCCAGCCTCGGCCGAAGCCTTGGCCATCGCAAGGGATGCTGCGGTGTTGTTCGTGCCGGCGCCCGCAATGATCTTTGCGGAATCACCAACCTCTTCTTTCACGGCCTTGAGCAGGCTGATCTTTTCATCCAGCGAGGTTGTCGGTGACTCACCGGTGGTTCCGGCGAGAACGAGAGAGTCAACCCCATTGGCTACCAGGTGCGCGGCCAAACGACGCCCGGCGGCGAGGTCAAGCTGGCCTTCGGAATCAAAGGGGGTGACGATGGCAACAGAAACAGTACCGAAGTACTCGCTGCCGTTATTCGCTGTCGAACCTGTGCTCATGAATGGTAAGGTTACCTGCTTTCTCCCGCTGTGCCCATCACCACCCCAACTTTTTGCCCCACATATCCCCATACTGCTTCGTCGTTTTCCTCTCTCCCCCGCACTCGCCAAGCTTGTGGGCGCCTTCCCCACCAGTGCCCATCGCTTAATCCCGTTCCTGCATCCCAAGGCCAATCCCAGCGACCCCTGCTAAGCCTTGCGCTATGCAATAGTGACATCACCGTCGGTAGGTTCCCCAAACAGCCTGCAAGCCAGCACGCCTTCCTTCCTTTCAAGGGAGAGAAAACGAACCGGCTTGTCTGATTGGCAATTTCTTTGCCCAGTATTCCCATGGCGTCTGCTTCAGCTTGCCGTCCACACACCATGAAGCATGCCGCCTGTGAACGTCGGAAAGCAATCACGACAGGCCAAACCGCCACGGTCGATGCCTGGGCCACGGCGAAGATAAACCCTCATGCACCTGTGGCCAAGCACGACCTCATCACTCTCCTACGGAAAAACCTAGGGCCTCAAGCTATGGACGTTGGGGACGAGCGTTTGCTTAACAGCAGCGCGAGGCCGGGTTGTTATCCTGATTGGCGTATCTTTCGCGCCAATAGTCGCGCTTGGACAAGACCTCGCACCCTGGGTGAGCCTGGCGGCGGTGGGCGACGTAGTTGTCGTAGTCATGATCGCCGACCACGGCACCGAGGTACCACCACACGGACTTGGCTATTTTCACAACAGCGTGCATTTAATGCCCCACATGCTTTCCAGGATTGCGGGCTTCCCACGCCTTGACCAAGACACGCTCGGCGTCGGTGGGAACCATCGACTCGGGTGCGAAAAGCGCGGAGGCAACATAAGGCTCCTCCGAGGTCGCTGGGGTGTGCCCCTGGGCATGCTGGCGCGCTGCCTTTACCGTCGCCACCAGGCATGTGGCCACAACGATGGCGACTAACACGAGATACAACGCCGACAAGGTGCCCTGAACCGCAGTATTGCGGATGACGGCATCGATGGCTTCCGGCGTCTTTGCCGTGCCAAAGGTAGTAAGGTCTTGTTCTTTCGCGTCCTTGAACGCGCTGTGCTGCGCCCAGTATCCGATGGACGGCGTGTCGCTGAAGATCTTCTGTAGCGAGGCGTAGAAAGTCACGGTAACGTCCCACGCCAATGGGATGGCTGGCACCCACGCGTACTTCAAACCGGTTTTTTTCACCACCACGACGAGGATCAGGCTCAAGGCGATGGCGGCCAGGAGTTGATTCGCAATACCAAACAGCGGGAAGAGCATGTTGATTCCGCCCAGCGGGTAGTCACACCCATGAGCAAGATTGAACCCCATCCGGCGCAGATGACAGCCGTTGCGATCCACGCACCCGGCTTCCAGTGCGGATCCTTGAACTTGCCCAGACCGGGGATGGCACCGAAGGTGTCAGAGAGCAGGAAGCGAGCCACGCGGGTTCCCGCATCGATCGTGGTCAGGATGAAAAGGGCCTCAAACATGATGGCGAAGTGATACCAGAAGGCCTGGAGGGAATCATTGCCGAAGATGTCGGTGAGGATGTGAGACATGCCAAACGCGAAGGTGGGCGCACCGCCGGTACGGGACACGATCGCACAGGGAAAGACCCCCTGCGCTCACCTTTTTCGGAAATTGACTCCCCCGATGCGCAATGAGCAAATCTCGTTCAATGCTTGTCGCTTTCCGACGTCGCCAGCGCCCGCAACACACCTTGCATTCTTGCCGCATACCACCCCCTTTGCCCTGCTACGCCCGCACACAGTGTTCGCCACGCCAAGAACAACCAGTACCCCTTTTTAGAGTCAATCTTTTCAGCTTACCCCACGGCCCGACCACACGACGTATTGGTTTTACTCCCCCTTGTGCGCCACAGTTGGTGAGACCACGCGGGCTTGACGAAAAGACAGAAGGCGGCGCACAGGATGAATGAACATCACTGTGCGCCGCCAACGCTTTCCCCCTCAAACCTGCCACCCCGCACACCTTGAGTGCGCGTCCTATCGCAAAGATTGAAGCCGCCGAAAGTCACAGATCAAGCCGATCAATCGTCCGCGATTGCCTCTGAATTCTTAGAAGTCGGTGACGTATGGACTCGTTGCCATCTTCGAGCCATCCATCAAGGTAGTGACCTCGAAATCACCGAAGGCCACGGGGGCCTGGTTTTGCAGAAGCTCTAAACACTCAACTGCTAAGGTTCGGATCTCAACGTCAGCATGCTCGGAGGCACGCATTCCGATGAAGTGACGCCACGTCCGGAAGTTTCCGGTCACCACGATGCGCGACTCCATCGCATTCGGCAAGATCGCGCGGGCGGCCTGCCGCGCCTGCTTCTTTCGCAGCAGGGCGTTAGGCTCGTCGGCAAGCTTTTCCTCTAGCGCTTCCAGCAGTTCGTTGTAGGCCAAGCGGCTAACATCGACAGTGTTGAGAAAGATCTCGCGTAGCTGCTCATCCTCATCGATGAGCGGTGGAACGATGACCTCTGTCTGATCTTGGTGAACAAATCGTTGCGATAGCTGCGAGAAACTAAAATGACGGTGCCGGGTGAGCTCATGTGTTGCCGAACGCGACAACCCACGAATGTACAGCGTTGCCGTGGGGTGCTCCAGCAACGCCGTGTGCCCCACCTCCATGATGTGGCGCAGATAGGCCTCATTAGTAGCCGTGCGGGGATTGGGCTTATCAAAGGACTCATAACACGCCCGCCCCGCAAACTCTATGAGGGCTTCCGAGTCGGTGGCATCCGTCTCCCAGTCAATGTCAGAAGGTGGCATGAAGTGCGAGCAGGCCACGATCTGGACGTTGAGCAGTTTTTGCCGGGCCATCGGTCTAGAGTCCGAGGAAGTGCTCAAGTCCCACGGTCAGGCCCTCGTGATGTGCGACTTCACGCACGCCAACGAGCACACCCGGCACAAAGGAGTTGCGATCATAGGAATCCTGACGGATGGTCAGGGACTGCCCCTGGGCGCCAAAGATGACCTCCTCGTGCGCAACCATGCCAGTCATGCGGACTGCATGTACGCGCACGCCATCAACATCAGCCCCACGGGCACCATCAAGGGATTGGTCGGTGGCATCCGGCATCACACCCAATCCTGCCTCGCGGCGCGCAGCGGCGATACCCTCGGCGGTGTGAATGGCGGTGCCGGAAGGTGCGTCCAGCTTGTTCGGATGGTGGTACTCAACAACCTCAGCAGAATCAAAGAAGCGCGCTGCCTGCTTGGCAAACTGCATGGTCAAAACCGCAGAGATGGCAAAGTTTGGGGCGATCAGCACGTTGGCTCCGCCCTGCTTCGCCCACTGCTCGACCTGCGCAAGACGCTCCTGAGTAAAGCCGGTTGTACCCACCACGGCGTTGATGCCGTGGGTGAGGACAAACTCAAGGGTATCCATCACCACTGCCGGTGCGGTGAAGTCCACGATGACCTCAGCTCCCGTGCTAAGCAGAGTTTCGAGAGAATCTCCCTTATCGATCTGAGCCACCAGCTCGAGATCGTCTGCGGCGTTCACACCCTCACACACGGCCTGCCCAACGCGCCCCTTGGCACCGATAACGCCTACCTTGATTGCCACGTGTCTTACTCCTTGCTGTTAGAAGTAGCTTCTGAAAAAGAAATAAAAAATCACATCTGCTTTGGGGAATTCGCGGAGAATTTCTCCGCGTATCTCCAAGCTCTTTGAACAAGTCTAGGACACTGGCTGAGCAACTGGTGATAGCGACCTCCACGAGGCGAACCCCTTGTCGTCGGGAAGCTTCCGTATTCAACTGCACTACAGCCAATGCCCAAGGAACATCCCGTTTATGCCACAGGGCGCCGCCGGTCCGACCTTTCCTTCCCACCCCTTATGGGATGAAAAGAAATTGTGGTGCCTAGCGACGCCCCATCATGTCTCAGGCGGGAACTCTCCTGCTGAGTGTGGCAGGCTAGTCCTCGTTGCTGACCAGTCCGAGGGAGATCTTGCCTCGGTTGTCGATGTCGAGGATTTCGACCTCAATCTTGTCGCCGACGTTGACAACGTCTTCGACCTTCTCCACTCGCTTGCCGTTGCCCAGCTTGGAGATGTGGACCAATCCATCGCGGCCGGGAACCAGCGACACGAACGCGCCGAAGGCGGTGGTCTTGACAACAGTGCCGAGGAATCGCTCACCGACCTTCGGCAGCTGAGGATTGGCAATCGAATTGATCTTCTCGATTGCGGCCTGGGCTGCCTCGCCGCTGGTGGCAGAGACGTAGACGGTGCCATCCTCCTCGATGGAGATGTCCGCACCGGTCTCCTCGGTGATTTGGTTGATGGTCTTGCCCTTCGGGCCGATGACCTCACCGATCTTGGAAACCGGGACGGTGACCGTGGTGATACGAGGAGCCAACGGGCTCATCTCGTCCGGGGTGTCGATGACCTCGGCCATCGTGTCCAAGATGGTGATGCGGGCATCACGAGCTTGTGCCAGTGCGGCGGCGAGCACCTCGGAAGGAATACCGTCGAGCTTCGTGTCCAGCTGCAGTGCGGTCACAAACTCAGACGTACCGGCCACCTTGAAGTCCATGTCGCCGAAGGCATCCTCGGCGCCGAGGATGTCGGTCAGCGCAACATAGCGGGTCTCGCCGTCGACCTCATCGGAGACCAAGCCCATGGCGATGCCGGCCACCGGGGCCTTCAGCGGCACGCCGGCGTTGTACAGCGAGAGGGTCGAGGCACACACCGAGCCCATAGACGTCGAGCCGTTTGAGCCCAAAGCCTCAGAGACCTGGCGGATGGTGTACGGGAACTCCTCGCGGGAAGGAATCACCGGCACGAGCGCGCGCTCGGCGAGCGCGCCGTGCCCGATCTCGCGGCGCTTCGGGGAACCCACACGGCCGGTCTCGCCGGTGGAATACGGCGGGAAGTTGTAATGGTGGATGTAGCGCTTGGAGGTGGTCGGGGTCAGCGAGTCAATCTGCTGCTCCATCTTGAGCATGTTCAAGGTGGTCACGCCGAGGATTTGGGTCTCACCGCGCTCGAAGAGGGAGGAACCGTGCGCACGAGGGATGAGGTCAACCTCGACGGAAAGGTCGCGGATGTCGGTAACACCGCGGCCGTCGATGCGGAACTGCTCGGTGAGGATCTTCTGGCGCACGATCTTCTTCATCACCGCGTTGTAGGCGGCGCGGATTTCCTTGGAGGCGTTCTCATTGTCCTCGAAGGAATCGATGAGCTCGTCCTCGACCTGCACCATGTACTCGTTGGTGGCCTCGTCGCGCTCCTGCTTGGCCTTGATCGTCAAGAGCTTGGTGAGCTTGGCCGAAGCCTTCTTCTCCACCGCAGCGTAGACCTCGTCAGTGTAGGCCGGGAACAGCGGGAACTCCTGGGTCTCCTTCGCTGCACGCTCAGCCAGACCAGCCTGAGCGCGGCACAGCAGCTCGATGAAGGGCTTTGCTGCCTCTAGGCCTGCGGCGACCACGGTCTCCGTCGGCGCAGGGGCTCCGCCAGCGATGCGCTCGACCACATGCTCGGTGGCACCGGCCTCGACCATCATGATGGCAACGTCTTCGATGGTCTTGTTGCCCTTCTTCTTGGCAACGATGCGTCCTGCGACCACGAGCTCGAACAAGGCGGCCTGGTGCTGCTCCTCGGTAGGGAAGGCAACCCACTGCCCTTCTGGGTGCGCCTCATCAGAAATCAGAGCGATGCGTACGCCGCCGACGGCGCCGGAGGTGGGCAGGCCGGACAGCTGAGTGGCGGCGGAGGCGCCATTGATGGCGACGACGTCGTAGCGGTCGGTGGGGTTCATGGAAAGAACCGTCACCACGACCTGCACCTCGTTGCGCAGGCCCTTGACGAAGGTGGGGCGCAGCGGGCGGTCGATCAGACGACACGCCAGAATGGCCTCGGTGGAGGGACGGCCCTCACGGCGGAAGAAGGAGCCGGGAATTTGGCCTGCGGCGTACATCCGCTCCTCGACGTCCACGGTTAGCGGGAAGAAGTCGAAGCCTTCACGGGGCTGCTTTGAGGCCGTGGTGGTGGCGAGCAGCATGGTGTCATCATCCAGGTAGGTGGTGACGGAACCGTCCGCTTGGCGGGCCAATTGCCCAGTCTCAAAACGGATGGTGCGAGTTCCGAAATCGCCATTATCGATGGTTACGATGGCCTCGGTTACTCCATAATCAGGATCTTCAGAGAACTGAATCTGTCCCTTGGTGTTGCTCAAAACTGACGTCTCCTTGTCAATCAGACGTTGTGTCGGTGGTCATCGGTGCCACCTTTTACCAATTCTTAATAGTTTTCGAATTTGCAACTTTGGGAAGTTTAGCACGAAAAAACCCGCAAATCAGCACTACAAAGTGTGATTCGCGGGTTGTGAGGTACTCGCACCCTAATAGGCGAGTGCGCGGTATTGCTCAAGCACTGCATTGGGCAGTCCCTTAAGCATCCTCAAATAAGGCCACAAGCCTTGATTGCTTAGCGACGCAGACCCAGGCGGGAGATGAGGTCACGGTAGCGATCAACGTTGTTAGCAGCCAAGTACTTCAGCAGGCCACGACGGCGACCAACAAGAAGCAGCAGACCACGACGGGAGTGGTGATCGTGCTTGTGGAACTTCAGGTGCTCGGTCAGGTTGTTGATACGGGTGGTCAGCAGCGCAACCTGAGCCTCCGGGGAACCGGTGTCGGTCTCGTGCAGGCCGTACTCGGCGAGGATGGACTTCTTCTGCTCAGCGGACAATGCCATGAGTAGTACTCCTATAAATATTTCAGTCCACATGAAAAAATTCGCAAGTTTTCAACCTGCGGCTTCGAACTGCTGTGGACCGCAGTAGAAAAGCTCAGAGAATACTAACACAACCTCGCTCATTATTCCACTAGGAAACGGTCGGCTCGATGAAGCGGCGGACGCTATAGCGAAGATCATCGGCCATGTTGATTGCCTGCGCCGTGTGTTCGTGATCGGCTGCGGTATCGAGGAGGGTCTTGGCATTAAAGAGCTGGGTTTGCATCTTTCTGATGGCCACCATGTCATCTTGCAGGTCCGTCCCGATACCTCGGGTGACAACGAGCAGGTCCCACTGGGAAATCAAGGTAGCCAGGTCGGCGCTGGCCTCGGCCTTGAGCTGCTCGAATTCCTCAAGTGCTGCCTGCTGCTCTTTGACCTGGACCTTCGATTCCTTCGCCAACATTATCGCTCGATAGACGCTGACGAAGGCTAGGACGACTAGCACACCACCGAGCAAGTAGAGGGCGAGGGTAAGCGCCCACATCAACAATGACAGAGCCACTGCGATGAGAATGAGCATGGCGCAACCGGAATTTCCGCGGCTTCTCATGATGACAGGCTCCTTTGCAGCTCAGCTGCACCTTCAAAACACAGCACTCCGAGGAGGACTAAGCCGACAAAGGCGACCACCGCCAGAATGTAATAGGTGTACCACGCAGCCGGCGCCTTCATCTGAT containing:
- a CDS encoding YbdD/YjiX family protein; translated protein: MHAVVKIAKSVWWYLGAVVGDHDYDNYVAHRRQAHPGCEVLSKRDYWRERYANQDNNPASRCC
- the dapA gene encoding 4-hydroxy-tetrahydrodipicolinate synthase, with product MSTGSTANNGSEYFGTVSVAIVTPFDSEGQLDLAAGRRLAAHLVANGVDSLVLAGTTGESPTTSLDEKISLLKAVKEEVGDSAKIIAGAGTNNTAASLAMAKASAEAGADALLVVTPYYSKPSQEGIYQHFRAIAEATPLPICAYDIPPRSVVPIQPETLRRIAQLPTVKGVKDAKGDIAAATPLIQETGLAWYSGDDPLNLPWLSVGATGFISVIGHLAPQLLREMRTLFINGELDKAREINARLSPLVSAQGRLGGVTFAKAGLRLQGIEVGDPRLPIIAPNEQEVEELRHDLEKAGVL
- the rpsO gene encoding 30S ribosomal protein S15, with translation MALSAEQKKSILAEYGLHETDTGSPEAQVALLTTRINNLTEHLKFHKHDHHSRRGLLLLVGRRRGLLKYLAANNVDRYRDLISRLGLRR
- the thyX gene encoding FAD-dependent thymidylate synthase translates to MARQKLLNVQIVACSHFMPPSDIDWETDATDSEALIEFAGRACYESFDKPNPRTATNEAYLRHIMEVGHTALLEHPTATLYIRGLSRSATHELTRHRHFSFSQLSQRFVHQDQTEVIVPPLIDEDEQLREIFLNTVDVSRLAYNELLEALEEKLADEPNALLRKKQARQAARAILPNAMESRIVVTGNFRTWRHFIGMRASEHADVEIRTLAVECLELLQNQAPVAFGDFEVTTLMDGSKMATSPYVTDF
- a CDS encoding ribonuclease J is translated as MTEPRSRSRKVTRKAGPPEANEAPVFQAPEVTDAGAAEHKPEGNANKGGGRGRNTNKRSSNRSRRGGNDASRTDSNGNRNERGGRGRERRNVVKSMQGADLTERLPQPPKAPKNGLRIYALGGISEIGRNMTVFEYNNRLLIVDCGVLFPSSGEPGVDLILPDFGPIENQLDRVEALVVTHGHEDHIGAIPWLLKLRPDIPIIASKFTLALIAAKCREHRQRPKLIEVNEQSVENRGPFNIRFWAVNHSIPDCLGVAIKTGAGLVVHTGDIKLDQTPPDGRPTDLPALSRFGDEGVDLLLCDSTNATTPGVSGSEAEIAPTLKRLVADAKQRVILASFASNVYRVQAAVDAAVAAGRKVAFNGRSMIRNMEIAEKLGYLKAPRGTIVTMDDAAKMAPHKVMLITTGTQGEPMAALSRMARREHRQITVRDGDLIILSSSLVPGNEEAVFGVINMLAQIGATVVTGRDAKVHTSGHGYSGELLFLYNAARPVNAMPVHGEWRHLRANKELAISTGVERDRVVLAQNGVVVDLVDGRARVVGQIPVGNLYVDGVTMGDIDAEVLEERTSLGEGGLIAITAVIDNRTGRLLERPTVQAKGFSEDAVAMMPEVTDLVESTMNDLAAEGENDPYRMVQHLRRKVSRYVEQTWRRQPMIMPTVIPTTTAQVTADDDEIRATRESL
- the dapB gene encoding 4-hydroxy-tetrahydrodipicolinate reductase — encoded protein: MAIKVGVIGAKGRVGQAVCEGVNAADDLELVAQIDKGDSLETLLSTGAEVIVDFTAPAVVMDTLEFVLTHGINAVVGTTGFTQERLAQVEQWAKQGGANVLIAPNFAISAVLTMQFAKQAARFFDSAEVVEYHHPNKLDAPSGTAIHTAEGIAAARREAGLGVMPDATDQSLDGARGADVDGVRVHAVRMTGMVAHEEVIFGAQGQSLTIRQDSYDRNSFVPGVLVGVREVAHHEGLTVGLEHFLGL
- a CDS encoding polyribonucleotide nucleotidyltransferase, yielding MSNTKGQIQFSEDPDYGVTEAIVTIDNGDFGTRTIRFETGQLARQADGSVTTYLDDDTMLLATTTASKQPREGFDFFPLTVDVEERMYAAGQIPGSFFRREGRPSTEAILACRLIDRPLRPTFVKGLRNEVQVVVTVLSMNPTDRYDVVAINGASAATQLSGLPTSGAVGGVRIALISDEAHPEGQWVAFPTEEQHQAALFELVVAGRIVAKKKGNKTIEDVAIMMVEAGATEHVVERIAGGAPAPTETVVAAGLEAAKPFIELLCRAQAGLAERAAKETQEFPLFPAYTDEVYAAVEKKASAKLTKLLTIKAKQERDEATNEYMVQVEDELIDSFEDNENASKEIRAAYNAVMKKIVRQKILTEQFRIDGRGVTDIRDLSVEVDLIPRAHGSSLFERGETQILGVTTLNMLKMEQQIDSLTPTTSKRYIHHYNFPPYSTGETGRVGSPKRREIGHGALAERALVPVIPSREEFPYTIRQVSEALGSNGSTSMGSVCASTLSLYNAGVPLKAPVAGIAMGLVSDEVDGETRYVALTDILGAEDAFGDMDFKVAGTSEFVTALQLDTKLDGIPSEVLAAALAQARDARITILDTMAEVIDTPDEMSPLAPRITTVTVPVSKIGEVIGPKGKTINQITEETGADISIEEDGTVYVSATSGEAAQAAIEKINSIANPQLPKVGERFLGTVVKTTAFGAFVSLVPGRDGLVHISKLGNGKRVEKVEDVVNVGDKIEVEILDIDNRGKISLGLVSNED